CGCCCGTGAAGTAAACAAAAAAGGACCCAAAAAACACGTGTTGATCATGAGAGCGAATGCCTTCTGTTATGGCCATCAAATTGACGGATGATTCGGCGAATGATAGGTGGTGGTGAAGGGAGCTCTGAGGCCAAAGCAAAGTTATAGGCACCGAAGTCCGAATCAATAGCCTCTGTGGAAATCTCGTCTGCCTCGTCATCTGTCCATATCAAGTTCTCCGCCTCGGTCATAGCGGAGTCCTCAAACCTTACAGGTCCCTTCCATAATTCGTGGTCACTGTCGTTCGAAACAGGGGATGGCGAGGGACTGTTGACCATTTCAAACTCTGTCGTGTCCTCTATAGATGCTCTGGTCTTGGGATTCGAAGTGGCAGGACAGGACCCATTGGGGATACCAAGAAGCACACCACCGCTCAGGATCCCGACATTGTTTCCCTCGTATTCCATAACCGGTTGACGCTGAGCGACAAAATACGTGCGTAGTTCTGCTGGGTTGGATCTCGTATTGAACCGGACTTCTGAGATAGTCGAGGTAGGGTGGGACACAACCTCATAAAGTTCCTCCTCATCGGGAAAGTCATCCGGGTTATAGCTGACTTTGGGGGTCGATTTAGGCAAAGTTGGCGAAGGCAGGTCATTGTCTGTCGTATCTGGACTTGAGGCGTCTTCTCCTTTCACAAATGCTGACAACTGCCGGTCCAAATCTGATTCTGGGCTAGCTGATCTCACAACATGTTGATATCGACATGTATCACCATTGATACATCTTCCGGCCTGAAAGTAGCGACAAGGCGGTGCAGTTCTGCGATGGGAACTTGTACGAGAGTTATCCTGATAAGGACGAGTCCTATTATTGGAAATTCGGGGTCGAGAAGCACGTGTTGAGAAGACTGCAGAGCGCGTGGCAGCGTCCTGAAATGGTATCAGATGTAGATAACAAGTGCATTGTGTGTGCCGACTGACTGTATTCAAAGTCATCGTCACATCGGAACCGGCATCGTCCCACTCGATCTTTGGCGACTTTGGCGTGAACTGTTGGCAAACTCTCAGTCTCAGACAATGCCGTAGTAAGGCGTATGGCCTACCGAGGTGGGTGTCATCGAATCGGAGTGAATAACCTATATGGCCCATACTTTAAACTAGTAGAAAAGCTATAATAGGCAGATAGTATACCTTTTCTATGAAACCAGATTCGTTCAGCATGAGTCCTGGGATAATAGTCATACGAGTATGCGTAAGGTAATATCAATTAGGAATAGCGTATTGTAGAGTGTTTAGATCCCGAAAGTAGGGGGCCAAGTGTTGCAATGTTATTGAGGAAACCTGGGAACTCACACGTTGGCCTTATAAACATCGACCTTGTTCATTCGGTGCAACTCAATTCTGCGATCAAACCTCGTTTTTTTGTTCCATGCGCGCTTGGGCCAATGCGAGTCTAGGAGAAGCCCGGTTTGGGGAATTTGCGAAAACGGCCGGGAAATGATAGTACACTTGATAGAACGTCGACATGTACTGAGTACGCTATTGTTCCACAACCGAATCATCCCTATTACGTGGGCGGGCGCGCTTAATGTCCAGCTGCACACGTCCAGTGATCATTCAGGAGGTGCTCCCCGCATTGTCCCTGATCTACTAATCAGCATTGCTTGGCACTGCTTGGGCTCTACGTATATGCTTGGTCTCCTATCTGCAATCATAAGTTTCGAAGGCCTGGACGCTTCAAGTCTCCTCTCGGTCGCCTGGCTGTCGTAGAAACCAAAGAATACGAAGCCCATTGCCAGACTGAATACTCTAAAACCTTAAACTATACAATGCAATATACTTCGCCTGTTCAAAGGGTAGGAGCGTCTCACCATGGGGCTTGGCTAATGCCCAAGACATCTGTGaagtagttagtagaatcAACTGTTCTCAATCCTAACCCGGACAGGGCACCGGCCTCATACTATTTCTGTGAACAATAGTTAAGTCATTTGCACATATTTTAGGTGATTGGTGGCCACATTAGTAGTGGATGATATATTCTGTTTGCTGCTCTGGGACGTGCCACACCGTTCCTTAATGCTCCACTCGCGGTTAGCTCAATACAGTTCCATCCTGCCGGGACGTACCTGCGATAAACGAACATCTCAGGCCTTCAGCCGGGTGATACCAACCCGGCGGTGGCCCATGCTGATGAAATGGCGATCGACTACCGTGATTTATGTATTAGTACTGGGGACGGACGATGACAAGTCAACGTGTAGAGTGTGCCCATTTTTCCACAATTTATTTTTCTTTCGAGCGCCGAATGATTATCGGATATCGATGTACAGATTAACGCAGCTCAAGTGTCTTGGGATGGTGCCTCGTCTAAACTCTTGACGAATAAAGATAGTTGCGGGACGTTTAATTTCAACTGAATTCGATGCCTGGCCCACTTCCGAGAATAGAAAGTTTCATCTCGACCACATACATTGGATAAGGGACTAAGTGAACAATGAGTTAGCTTTATGCATGTAATTTCCCAAGATAATCAATCGTTTACGGGCACATTGTAGTTATCCCATATATAGCATCAGGTTGCGCCTCTCGGTATGTAGGACAACGCTAGTTTGTTTTGGAGCTTGAGAATAAAGAGAGCCTTCCTTGCGCTCTGGTTTAGTAGAAAGTTTAAGCCCCAAGAAGGGATGCAAGATAGTAGTGACGAGCGTAATCGGGTACGAGACGCGCCGGGTTGGGTACACTCCAGTCTAGTAGTCCTGGGAAATGGACAGTGGTCTGTAGGGGCTTTCATCGTCAGTTAGCAGATCACAGGTTAGGTATCGGTAGTTGGTTTGGTCGGATTCATGGGGATAAAGAGTGCGCGTGGGATAGCAAGATATTCCTTGATGAATACATTTGGGGAAAATAAATAGTTTACATGAGGCTGTCACAATAATTTACGGGAATTTAAAACGAGATGGAAATGTAGCGATTTCTGGAGGATTCAATCAGATTCACTTTGGTCCCCTGGTCAGTGTCGCTTCATTAATCTTGGAATGGAGCATTTGGAGGATTGTGGTCTGCGAAGTTGAGTGGGAAAACTTCGACTACTGTGTGGTCGACTCCTCTGTGACGACCTGCAAGGTTTGGTTGCGGCTCTGGTGGACATTAGGCCTTGCAGGTGGCTCGCTCTTCTTGACCAGGTGAGTTATCCTCCCACGGTATTGTGGTTTCTCGCCTGGCTCAGGACCTGCGGGGCCCAGTTCATGCGGCTCGGTACAGGGCGAATCGATAGGCGAATCGGTAGGCGAATCGGTAGGCAAATCAGTAGGCAAGCCCATGGGCGAGTCCGAGAAATCCGACTCGGAGTTCAAAGATTGCTTTCTGACGGGCCTTTTTGTAAGTCGTCAGCACGTGTTCAGtagcaaaaagaaaaagaaaaagaaaaagaaagaaagctGTATTTCACTCACTGGCAGGGAGTAATTCTTGAACTCTCGGTAGCAATATTAAGCTTAATTCGCGTTTCATTTGGGGCCTAGTTTCAAAAAGGGTTGTGCGTCATCAATTGTCGGTAATACACAGATATCGTGTGATGCTCACGCTATCCATTGCGATTGTACAAGTTTCGAGGACAGGTGGGAAGCGTGGGAGTAGTGCTGATCGTCTCCTGAAATGAGCACTGGGGGATGTTGAGGGACACGTCGAAGAAGGTAGATATATAAACCTAATTCAGGTCGAGATGGAGTTCAAACTATGCGCAGTCTCGATTACTGTATTCGGATGTGATTGGTCACTACCTCATGTACACATTCTTTGCATCTATCTCAACGTGTGTTCAGGATGTCGCAAATAAGATCAAGTAGCATAGCATCCAATTAATAAACATAAAACAGCACCTCAATCACGGGGAGCAAAGATAGGAGTCCAACAAATAGTCTGCAAGGGTTAGTATCAGCACAACGAAACTTACGCACAATAAACCTTGGATGAAATAAACACGTTAATCTGTAAGCGGTCAGGGCAAAGGGACTGTTTTTTTCGAGAAGTGTCGCTAAATGCGCGATGTTCATGACAACGTGCCCAGCGTTAGCTCCACCAGCCGCGCGTCAAAAATCTATGTGTGTTTGATACGCTTATGGTCCGAAGCTGAAAAAACAGGTAAGGTTTGAGCCCGGGAGAATGAGCTATTGTCACACACCGGGAGAACTCGGTGCACTTGGCGTCTCGTACTCCTCATACTCCAGCTCGTCCAGGTTTCGTTTAAGGCTGGTATTCTGAGACTCGTGTTCGGAGACCTTTGGCGCGGACATGGTGGAATGCGCTTGGTCGGAGTCTGTAGGCTCATTAGGAGTATTGCCCGGCAATGTGTGTTTGCTGTGCTCTATGAATAAATTAGACTTTTGAATGATCCAAGATGCGATCGGTTCTTACCTTCATCGCCCTCATAATCTTCCTCATAGTCATACTCTGCAACAATAGGGAACTAAGTGCCAGCATGGATCCTGGTTCTATGTATTTGCGTACCATTGGCGTCCCACTCCGTGCTCAGCGCCTCGTTCTGGATGGAAGTTTGCGCCGGCGCTGGAGCATTTGCTCCTTCggtctcatattcatcatAGTCGTCCTCTGAAAGAATAAATTCAGGGTTATCATGAAGGGAGATAATCGCAATAGTTACCTTGAGGCTGAGGCGTGGAAGCGCTCGGAGATTGCCCGTCGTTAACTGTGCTCCCGTCATTATTTGGGTTCGGGTCGGTGTCCTCTGTTTCAGGATCTTGATGGGTGGTATTTACAGTTTGCTGTGTCGAATCCCCATTGGGGGCTATAATATCCTGGGCTACTTCTTCAGGATTTTCGTGGACTTCGGTCTCTTGGACTGTATCACGTTCATTTGAATCGTCGACATCCCGAGGCTGCTCATTAAGCACATTGGATTGCGTGGTATCGATCGCTTGCGCGTCTTCATCGGTGTCACTTGCCTGAACACCACGAGGTGGACTGCCTGCTACATCATCAGATTCGATTGGCGCCCTGGATTTTTCTTGGTTATTCATAGTAATAGCCTTGGTGTCGACGTTCCCGACATCTGGAGCAGATTGATTAGTTGATTAGCTTGAATTTGAAAGTTTGTGAAGAGACCTACTATCCCCGTCAATTTCAGGATTGGCTCCTGTTTCGATCTCATGCGGGACTCCGTGATGATCGGTGGGGCCTGCCAAACAGGAAGTGTGAGGATTCTTCCCAGTTGAATAATTTCTATCTCACCTTCAGCATGGAAATCTCTCTGCTCAACTTGTTCAATTAATCGAGCCATTTGAACCGTGAATCGCTCGGACCGTCTGACTAGGGCTAGTTCGAGAGGCCCTTCCAGTCCTAATCCAGACCAAATGAATGATAATCTAAACAAAGAAATGTTCTCTGTTTCTTTATGGTCCTAAGTACGGTATCAGTCGTGACATTTTTCTATCCCAAATAGACCATAATGCTTGCCTCATTAATTGAGATGCTCGAGTCCTCAAAATCCATTCTGATGCCCATCTCAACATCTTCCCAGCCGTCACTGGAGAAATGTTCTGTTTCTCGTAACCTGGCGAAAAACGTTGACAGGGGTTCATAAAACAATGTACGGTTGTCGTGGAACAATAGCTCCGCTTCATGAGATTCCAAGCCGGTCGGAGCAAAAATCTCGAAGATCTTATCAGTGCCTTTGCCTTCGTCCCTATAATAGAGACGAACGGGGGGCGAAGGCTCCATGGAATCAGCTGCATCATCCCGAACCTGTTGATTGATTACCAGGGCCTCTTCAATAGGCGAGTGTCCATCATTATCGGGTTGCTCAGGTATCTCAAGGTGTGTTGGTACTTCCACAACATCCTCATCTTGATCAACATCTTCAGAAGTTTGCTCTTCTTGGCGTTGTTCGACGAGTTGTTCAGGAACCGTCGAGTCAATTGAAGGGACTTCAAAAGCAGGTTCCTCCGCATCATAGGACTCCTGTTCAGTGGTATCATGGTCGACTTGGAGAACTTCGTGTTCGGATCGAGTCGCTTCTTGGTCAGTGGATTCGGCCAGCTCAACCGAGGTACCCTCTTCTACGGTCGCCACCGATACGATTTGTGGCTCGTCATCACCCCCAGTAAGGTCAATTACTTCGTTCAAGATACCTTCTTTTGTGCTATCATCCGGCAAAGGTTCGGCTTCGGAGTCGTCGACAAGAGTAGCCACCGAATGAGGGGAGTGTTGTGCAAGGGCATCTGCAGAGACCTCGTTTAAAAGTCCGGCGGTTACGGAAACGTGTGGTGAAATGGGACGCATTACTCCATGAGGAGTCCCTTCAGGCACCGGGGAAGAGCGCAACTGCACGTCTTCAACAGTCACATCTGTAACTGTCGCGGCGTCATCCGTTGGGACATATGTCCCCATGTGGGATTCATTATCCTCCACTAACTCGACTTCATCCGCGTATTCGTCCATCTCAATTTCTGTTTGTTCAGGTAGTTCTTCGAATTCCGCATCATATATTTCTTCATCGTTGGTCGTTGTTGTGGCTTCGGTTACATCGTGCATTGCGTATTCCGCGTCATCATCGTACTCTGGAGACATGTCGATATCGATATGGGTGGGAGCTTGGGCTGAAAAATGTTCAGACATATGAGAGTCTACCACTTCCATTTCTTTTGGATGATGGTAGACCAGAGCAATCGTCGAGATTTGAGAGGTTGACTGTCAAAACACGCGCTCAGCAATTTCGGATTTGGTGTGGTTGAGGTCCAGAACAAACACTTGGTGATCAATTACGTAAGTCTAGGCGCCCAGCGCCTATGCCTCGAGGGCTCTTCCTCCTAACCTTCAAGTGGCTACCGCCATTCTTTCAAGCAGAATTCGAGGCATTCGGTCATACAATCAAAACCAAATCTCGAACTTGAAAAAAGTCTGATAACTTCATATTCATATTCGTATTACCATTTACGACCTGATAAGGGTGAGCATGTCTACCATGGAATCCTGAACTTGAACTTGATCCCATGCCCGAGCATAGCAGTTGATTCCATAATGTCTAAGAAATTTAGCTGGCTTAGCTCTACAAAAGGTGGTAGCGGGCCTTCCTCTCGTGCCTCTCCGGCTCCCGCTGCAAAGGCCGCTCCCATTACTATTAACGGCGTTAAAGACTCAAGCGGCAAAACGGTCGAATACAAGGTGAAGCAACAACCGACGCCTTCGTTTTTCAACTGAATTGACCTTTTGTTTACATGTAGTCAGATGATGATGTCTGTCCACTATGCCGGAGCGACAGGTTTCTGAACCCAAAGCTGCGATTGTTGGTGAGCACTTGTTATCACAGAATGTGAGTGCCCTATTCGGTGCGTGGATTCACTTTTAACAGCAAGGGGCAGGTGTGAATCTTGCATCGACCGATTATTCACACTAGGGCCTGCACCATGCCCGACTTGCAAAACAGTCATCCGAAAGATGGGATTCATGGCTCAAACATTTGAAGACCTTGGGGTTGAGAAGGAAGTAGCCATACGGCGGCGTATTGCGAAACAGTAAGTCATCTCCCTAGGAACGGTACGCCCCTACTCACGCCGAATTCATCTTTAGCTTTAACAAGCGATTGGAAGATTTTGATAGTTTACAGGAGTACAATGATTATCTAGAGGAGGTCGAGACCATCGGCAAGTCAACTTGGCCCTGATTTTATTTCCGGTATTCTTGTTCTAATCTACGTGCAACAGCCTTTAATTTGGTCAATGACATCGACGTGGCAGCTATGGAAGCCAAAATTGCCGAGCATCGCGCTGCGAACGCTGCGATCATCGAAATGAACGAGCAGCGAGAAGCCCGAGAGGCTGCCAATCTACGAGATATTGAAGAACGCGAACGACTCGACCGGCAGCAACGGGCCGAAGAAGCTCGTCGggcggaggaggaagaggagcgTGAACGGGAGCGAAATAAACTGGAACTTATCAACCAATTGGTGTGTCCCTGTGTCCCAAGCGTTTCAGTATTTTGCCCATTTCCCCTCTACCGCATGTTCAGGAATCCAGCAACGCGCCCGCGTCACGGGTATTGGCTAAAGCAAAGGCTCAACAGCGTCAACGTGAAACAATGCGCAATGTTGGCTCGGCTGTGCCCTCGTCGTCGGCTTTGTTGCGGGCAAAGGCGGCCGCACGTGCCGAGGCTGCCGTGGACGTTCCTCACGTTCCGATTACAGATCATTGGTCCGCTGAGACCCACCGTTTCACTTTGAAAGAATCATACGACGACGCATTGTCGATTGGCGTTCGGGCTGATCCCCGCGGTGTGATGCGCGCCGGCGGATATATGATTGAACAGGCATGGAGCAGGGCTCTAAGCTGTGGGGTAATGGGCCTCGATATTCCTCCCTTACGAGGGGAAGGTCCTACACCGACCCTGCCGCATATCAACGATGGGGAGGCCATCCTGGCTACGTAAGGGACATGACTGAAACCAGATCGTTAGGCCTTCATGTATTAGGAATTGTGTCGTTTAATCTAATTTTAAACGATTGCGGACCAGGGTATCCTTAGCACCGGTTCCAGATATTAAGATTATTGGCTTCCATTTATTAACAGATGTACATGAGCGTGCTAACCCAATTACAACAGAAGATCTGTGGACGTG
The nucleotide sequence above comes from Rhizoctonia solani chromosome 3, complete sequence. Encoded proteins:
- a CDS encoding RNA polymerase II transcription factor B subunit 3, which codes for MSKKFSWLSSTKGGSGPSSRASPAPAAKAAPITINGVKDSSGKTVEYKSDDDVCPLCRSDRFLNPKLRLLQGAGPAPCPTCKTVIRKMGFMAQTFEDLGVEKEVAIRRRIAKHFNKRLEDFDSLQEYNDYLEEVETIGKSTWP
- a CDS encoding RNA polymerase II transcription factor B subunit 3 encodes the protein MEAKIAEHRAANAAIIEMNEQREAREAANLRDIEERERLDRQQRAEEARRAEEEEERERERNKLELINQLESSNAPASRVLAKAKAQQRQRETMRNVGSAVPSSSALLRAKAAARAEAAVDVPHVPITDHWSAETHRFTLKESYDDALSIGVRADPRGVMRAGGYMIEQAWSRALSCGVMGLDIPPLRGEGPTPTLPHINDGEAILAT